In a genomic window of Siniperca chuatsi isolate FFG_IHB_CAS linkage group LG1, ASM2008510v1, whole genome shotgun sequence:
- the LOC122879275 gene encoding C-type lectin BpLec-like isoform X1, translated as MRPVVGTATLLLLVLMFMSASATWDPKQTCETKYPAIPCRHKINNENWFQMGDNRCVKAKTCNKYSHGNYKGHLVSIHNNVELHQAVCTMYRDHPGKDHYWIGLHMKIEHIFYGYAYVWTDGTDNSFTSWAYRQPDRFLSREECVEMNYWDWTLWNDERCGQQRSYMCAVWIG; from the exons ATGCGTCCTGTTGTGGGAACTGCCACCCTTCTTCTGCTGGTCCTGATGTTCATGTCGGCTTCTGCAACAT GGGATCCTAAGCAGACGTGTGAAACAAAATATCCGGCCATACCATGTAGACACaagatcaataatgaaaactggTTCCAGATGGGTGACAACCGCTGTGTGAAGGCG AAAACCTGTAACAAGTACAGCCATGGCAACTATAAGGGTCATCTGGTGTCAATCCACAACAATGTGGAGCTGCACCAAGCGGTGTGCACCATGTATAGAGATCACCCTGGAAAAGATCATTACTGGATCGGACTCCACATGAAGATT gaacacattttttatggttatgCATATGTTTGGACCGATGGAACTGATAATTCATTCACCAGCTGGGCTTATCGCCAGCCAGACAGGTTTTTGAGCAGAGAAGAATGCGTTGAGATGAACTACTGGG ACTGGACTCTGTGGAACGACGAGCGGTGTGGTCAGCAGAGGTCCTACATGTGTGCAGTGTGGATCGGTTAG
- the LOC122879275 gene encoding C-type lectin BpLec-like isoform X2, with the protein MNVGRHVKVFRASAFIFNRVKDQTDIQTDEERDDTPEKTCNKYSHGNYKGHLVSIHNNVELHQAVCTMYRDHPGKDHYWIGLHMKIEHIFYGYAYVWTDGTDNSFTSWAYRQPDRFLSREECVEMNYWDWTLWNDERCGQQRSYMCAVWIG; encoded by the exons ATGAATGTAGGGCGGCATGTTAAG GTATTCAGGGCATCAGCTTTCATATTTAACCGCGTCAAAGATCAGACTGACATCCAGACGGACGAGGAACGAGACGACACACCTGAG AAAACCTGTAACAAGTACAGCCATGGCAACTATAAGGGTCATCTGGTGTCAATCCACAACAATGTGGAGCTGCACCAAGCGGTGTGCACCATGTATAGAGATCACCCTGGAAAAGATCATTACTGGATCGGACTCCACATGAAGATT gaacacattttttatggttatgCATATGTTTGGACCGATGGAACTGATAATTCATTCACCAGCTGGGCTTATCGCCAGCCAGACAGGTTTTTGAGCAGAGAAGAATGCGTTGAGATGAACTACTGGG ACTGGACTCTGTGGAACGACGAGCGGTGTGGTCAGCAGAGGTCCTACATGTGTGCAGTGTGGATCGGTTAG